The proteins below come from a single Thermoflexus hugenholtzii JAD2 genomic window:
- a CDS encoding WD40 repeat domain-containing protein translates to MWIGRGGLRAARFTPDAQSLILGWSVGVSRVRIPDLREEWFTPLPAPLRAMGIDSRGRWAAAVLESGAVVRLSLTDGSTRFLTPLAPNAQWCGLDWSPDGEWTAVQCIGPNRGDPITLIHWETGTVREVPDSRISPGVLPSPYWSGDGRGVLLAALQPPCPRFLDVQSGAVRWALRVGEQCLSAWTLAGSPDGRQLAVPASQGVLLLDSSSGQVVARLRGDPVSGFPALDVPRETLFYDASGERLAALGSHGLGSGAPPPPMPTQVWALGSGRRLGARPVGPGDPEPLAGAFADDTLRILYEDGILTAWRYTQGAEEALGRLSTEDAMPPLMMSLDGRYVAANLRHGGAAIWAVAPSATPVRRLSPPWRHPVLSPDGARVLVANPEEDISHLLERETGQLRRVLPGGRRGPQGAAFSADGRMLAYGDGARVRVVRLPEGTEEAVLEGFPSGQEIHLVVWAPDGQALAAASGVASGSSSLEPGLIQIWRRGSEGRWEPVGRSVSVRTTYARPLIAFSPEGEWVAVEEMPSLEAGASAVRVIDRRRGAETLRLAEHELVGWLDARRLVTVLPGTSELSIRDVETGERSARRFPRTGSEVFDLSRMLIARPSGARGGPDIGRAVEVIDGGTGERLAHLHHGSDIIEIRWSPDGRWLLSLGSDGALRAWPVMEPAGRPGG, encoded by the coding sequence GTGTGGATCGGACGCGGCGGATTGCGGGCCGCGCGCTTCACCCCCGACGCGCAGTCTCTGATCCTGGGCTGGAGCGTGGGCGTCTCCCGCGTCCGCATCCCGGATCTTCGGGAGGAATGGTTCACGCCCCTCCCGGCCCCGCTGCGGGCCATGGGGATCGATTCGCGCGGGCGGTGGGCGGCTGCGGTGCTGGAGAGCGGAGCCGTCGTCCGACTTTCCCTGACGGATGGGAGCACCCGCTTCCTCACCCCTCTGGCACCGAACGCCCAGTGGTGCGGCCTGGACTGGTCGCCGGACGGGGAGTGGACCGCAGTCCAGTGCATCGGGCCCAATCGAGGGGATCCCATCACCCTGATCCACTGGGAGACCGGGACGGTCCGGGAGGTGCCGGATTCCCGGATCTCCCCCGGCGTCCTCCCTTCGCCCTACTGGTCCGGGGATGGACGGGGCGTGTTGCTCGCCGCACTACAGCCCCCCTGCCCACGCTTCCTCGACGTTCAGAGCGGCGCGGTCCGCTGGGCGCTAAGGGTCGGCGAGCAATGCCTCTCGGCCTGGACCCTCGCTGGGTCCCCGGACGGGCGACAGCTGGCGGTTCCAGCCTCCCAGGGGGTGCTCCTCCTGGATAGCTCCAGCGGCCAGGTGGTCGCTCGCCTGCGGGGGGATCCGGTGAGCGGCTTTCCAGCCCTGGACGTCCCCCGCGAGACCCTCTTCTATGACGCCTCGGGGGAGCGGCTGGCGGCTCTGGGCTCCCACGGGTTGGGAAGCGGCGCGCCCCCGCCGCCGATGCCCACTCAGGTTTGGGCGCTGGGCTCCGGTCGTCGCCTGGGGGCGCGGCCGGTGGGCCCCGGGGATCCAGAGCCCCTCGCCGGGGCCTTCGCAGACGATACGCTGCGCATCCTGTACGAAGATGGGATCCTGACGGCGTGGCGTTACACGCAGGGAGCGGAGGAGGCCCTGGGACGGCTGTCCACGGAGGATGCGATGCCGCCGCTGATGATGTCCCTGGATGGGCGCTATGTGGCGGCGAATCTGCGCCACGGTGGCGCGGCGATCTGGGCGGTCGCCCCCTCCGCCACGCCGGTCCGTCGCCTGAGCCCGCCGTGGCGTCACCCGGTCCTCAGCCCGGATGGCGCCCGGGTCCTGGTCGCCAACCCGGAGGAGGACATCAGCCACCTGCTGGAGCGCGAGACCGGCCAGCTCCGACGTGTCCTGCCGGGCGGCCGACGGGGTCCGCAAGGGGCCGCCTTCTCGGCGGACGGGCGGATGCTCGCTTATGGGGACGGAGCACGGGTGCGCGTCGTGCGCCTCCCGGAGGGCACGGAGGAGGCGGTGCTGGAAGGCTTCCCATCGGGGCAGGAGATCCATCTCGTGGTCTGGGCCCCGGACGGCCAGGCCCTGGCCGCCGCCAGCGGGGTCGCCAGCGGAAGCTCAAGCCTGGAGCCCGGCCTGATCCAGATCTGGCGTCGGGGATCTGAGGGACGCTGGGAACCCGTGGGCCGGAGCGTCTCCGTTCGCACGACCTACGCCCGGCCGCTCATCGCCTTCAGCCCGGAGGGAGAGTGGGTGGCGGTGGAGGAGATGCCGTCCCTGGAGGCCGGGGCCAGCGCGGTGCGGGTGATCGATCGGCGCCGCGGCGCCGAGACCCTCCGCTTGGCCGAGCACGAGCTGGTGGGATGGCTCGACGCCCGGCGCCTGGTGACCGTCCTGCCCGGGACCTCCGAGCTGTCGATCCGGGATGTCGAAACAGGGGAGCGAAGCGCCCGTCGCTTCCCCCGGACCGGCTCCGAGGTCTTCGATCTGAGCCGCATGCTCATCGCCCGGCCCTCCGGAGCGCGAGGCGGTCCCGACATCGGACGAGCGGTGGAGGTGATCGATGGAGGGACGGGGGAGCGCCTCGCCCATCTCCATCACGGCAGCGACATCATTGAGATCCGGTGGTCCCCGGACGGCCGATGGTTGCTCTCGCTGGGAAGCGATGGCGCCCTCCGGGCTTGGCCGGTGATGGAGCCCGCCGGACGACCGGGCGGATGA
- a CDS encoding TolB-like translocation protein, whose amino-acid sequence MGPGAPGGCSPPVDRRRRDTHAPLVPLRSLAALAQEAEIQIFDAQGRLIQRLPGTDFRWSPKEDRLAVRTADGALMGLSPGGTPRTLLPAGTGVDRIAWSPDGRWIAYSGLRFLEGEKDLYTGQPGARYAFLGRVRAEGGPPQELLHAGRPSAYGLLLAGWAPDGQALLYWVDPMFSASILADGVPLRLLPTRGGPSRSLTVEPMLAYEDFLAPSPTGGDRIAVVVGGYRGAWTNKRLHLLSARTGEGQALSPPLLAVSSPAWSTDGTRIAFVAMPDRGDLVGGEDARQALLQRRLFVVDVADEPHWRQLTEDPAYRDEYPRWAGEWILFVRLDRWDRSSLWAIPAAGGTPCGVLEALDPRGDWFGYYGHLDWGSYLDVWSPPTSAR is encoded by the coding sequence ATGGGTCCGGGAGCTCCCGGAGGGTGCTCCCCTCCGGTTGACCGCCGGCGGCGGGATACGCATGCCCCGCTGGTCCCCCTCCGGTCGCTGGCTGCTCTGGCGCAGGAAGCCGAGATCCAGATCTTCGACGCGCAGGGACGCCTGATCCAGCGCCTTCCCGGCACCGATTTCCGCTGGTCCCCGAAGGAGGATCGGCTGGCCGTGCGGACGGCGGACGGGGCCCTGATGGGGCTCTCCCCCGGGGGGACGCCGCGCACGTTGCTCCCCGCGGGAACCGGGGTGGATCGGATCGCCTGGAGCCCGGACGGCCGCTGGATCGCCTATTCGGGGCTGAGGTTCCTGGAGGGGGAAAAGGATCTCTACACCGGACAGCCCGGGGCGCGTTACGCGTTCCTGGGCCGCGTCCGGGCCGAGGGAGGGCCTCCTCAGGAGCTCCTCCACGCCGGTCGTCCTTCCGCCTATGGCCTCCTCCTGGCCGGATGGGCGCCCGACGGCCAGGCCCTGCTCTATTGGGTGGACCCCATGTTCTCCGCATCCATCCTCGCAGATGGAGTTCCCCTGCGTCTCCTCCCGACGCGAGGGGGCCCCTCCCGGTCGCTGACGGTGGAACCCATGCTGGCTTATGAGGATTTCCTCGCGCCCTCGCCCACGGGTGGGGATCGCATTGCGGTGGTGGTGGGAGGATATCGGGGCGCGTGGACCAACAAGCGGCTCCACCTGCTCTCCGCCCGCACCGGGGAGGGCCAGGCGCTCTCCCCCCCGCTCCTCGCCGTCTCCTCCCCTGCTTGGTCGACGGATGGAACGCGGATCGCGTTCGTGGCCATGCCGGACCGGGGGGATCTGGTGGGCGGCGAGGACGCCCGCCAGGCTCTGCTCCAGCGGCGCCTGTTTGTGGTGGACGTCGCCGACGAGCCCCATTGGCGGCAGCTGACCGAGGACCCGGCTTATCGGGACGAATATCCCCGCTGGGCCGGCGAGTGGATCCTGTTCGTCCGCCTGGATCGCTGGGATCGATCCTCGCTGTGGGCGATCCCCGCAGCGGGCGGAACTCCGTGCGGGGTCCTGGAGGCGCTGGATCCCCGTGGGGATTGGTTCGGATACTATGGCCATCTCGATTGGGGGAGCTACCTGGATGTGTGGTCCCCACCGACGTCCGCCCGATGA
- a CDS encoding HrpJ domain-containing protein, protein MSEFGSSLPPEELRRLAERLRALSEDERALLLALVELDHETGAPLSPEMRELLQALAASLEDYDPEEIRAAIRRVVRSPSQHPSGSWPGELRRLLRHHLKGR, encoded by the coding sequence GTGAGCGAATTCGGATCCTCCCTTCCGCCGGAGGAGCTCCGGCGTCTGGCGGAGCGGTTGAGAGCGCTCTCGGAGGACGAGCGGGCGCTGCTGCTGGCCCTGGTGGAGCTGGATCATGAGACAGGCGCCCCCCTGTCCCCGGAGATGCGGGAGCTCCTCCAGGCTCTGGCTGCCTCCTTGGAGGACTATGATCCAGAAGAGATCCGCGCCGCCATCCGCCGCGTGGTCCGAAGCCCATCCCAGCACCCCTCCGGATCGTGGCCCGGCGAGCTGCGCCGTCTTCTGCGCCATCACCTGAAAGGACGTTAG
- the thrS gene encoding threonine--tRNA ligase: MPQKKIVPYQDTWLYRIRHSCAHVMAQAVLEMFPEGKLGIGPPIEDGFYYDFDLPRPLTPEDLERIEARMREIIAGDHPFIRREVTPEEARTLFKDQPYKLELIEDILQRGTDEYGNPLPPGQRPVLTTYRHDTFEDLCRGPHVERTGQIHPGAFKLLHVAGAYWRGDERRPMLQRIYGTAWETPEQLEQYLWRLEEAKKRDHRRLGRELDLFSFHEVAPGAPFWHPKGMVIFRELERLWREEHDRRGYQEISTPILVHRKLWEQSGHWEHYKENMFLLEVEGQEFSLKPMNCPESTIIYRSRLRSYRDLPLRLNEIGRLHRFERSGTLHGMLRVRQITMDDAHIYCRPDQILEEIDGVLDLIYSFYSIFDFEPEFFLSTKPPKAMGDPKLWEIAEEALRQALERRGIEYGLKEGEGAFYGPKIDVQVKDAIGRDWQLATVQLDFQMPERFGLEYMDRDGTPKRPVMIHRAIFGSFERFIGILTEHYAGAFPVWLAPVQVVVIPITDRHVPYAQEVGAKLRAAGLRVEVDDGSERMQAKIRDAQLQKVPYMLIVGDREQAAGTVAVRLRTGEDLGAMSLEAFLGRAMEAIRSRRGL; the protein is encoded by the coding sequence ATGCCACAAAAGAAGATCGTGCCCTATCAGGACACATGGCTCTATCGCATCCGCCACTCCTGCGCCCACGTCATGGCCCAGGCGGTCCTGGAGATGTTCCCTGAGGGCAAGTTAGGGATCGGGCCGCCCATCGAGGACGGCTTTTACTATGACTTCGACCTGCCCCGCCCGTTGACGCCGGAGGACCTGGAGCGGATCGAGGCGCGGATGCGGGAGATCATCGCCGGGGACCATCCTTTCATCCGCCGCGAGGTGACCCCGGAGGAGGCTCGCACGCTTTTCAAAGATCAGCCCTACAAGCTGGAGCTGATCGAGGACATCCTCCAGCGCGGCACGGATGAGTATGGCAACCCGCTCCCGCCCGGCCAGCGCCCGGTCCTCACCACCTACCGGCACGACACCTTCGAGGACCTGTGCCGGGGGCCCCACGTGGAGCGCACGGGCCAGATCCACCCGGGGGCCTTCAAGCTGCTCCACGTGGCCGGGGCCTACTGGCGGGGCGACGAGCGCCGGCCCATGCTCCAGCGCATCTACGGGACGGCCTGGGAGACGCCGGAGCAGCTGGAGCAGTATCTCTGGCGGCTGGAGGAGGCGAAAAAGCGCGACCACCGCCGCCTGGGCCGGGAGCTGGATCTCTTCTCCTTCCACGAGGTCGCCCCGGGCGCCCCCTTCTGGCACCCGAAGGGGATGGTGATCTTCCGCGAGCTGGAGCGCCTCTGGCGGGAGGAGCACGACCGCCGGGGCTACCAGGAGATCTCCACCCCCATCCTGGTCCACCGCAAGCTCTGGGAGCAGTCCGGCCACTGGGAGCACTACAAGGAGAACATGTTCCTGCTGGAGGTGGAGGGGCAGGAGTTCTCCCTCAAGCCCATGAATTGCCCGGAGTCCACGATCATCTATCGTTCCCGCCTGCGCTCCTACCGGGACCTGCCGCTGCGGCTGAACGAGATCGGGCGGCTGCACCGCTTCGAGCGCTCGGGGACCCTCCACGGGATGCTGCGGGTGCGGCAGATCACCATGGACGACGCCCACATCTACTGCCGGCCCGATCAGATCCTGGAGGAGATCGACGGCGTCCTGGACCTGATCTACAGCTTCTACAGCATCTTCGACTTCGAGCCGGAGTTCTTCCTGAGCACGAAGCCCCCCAAGGCCATGGGGGATCCGAAGCTGTGGGAGATCGCCGAGGAGGCCCTGCGCCAGGCCCTGGAGCGCCGGGGCATCGAATACGGCCTGAAGGAAGGCGAGGGCGCCTTCTACGGGCCCAAGATCGACGTCCAGGTGAAGGACGCCATCGGCCGCGACTGGCAGCTGGCCACGGTGCAGCTGGACTTCCAGATGCCGGAGCGGTTCGGGCTGGAGTATATGGATCGGGACGGGACGCCCAAGCGGCCGGTGATGATCCATCGGGCCATCTTCGGCTCCTTCGAGCGCTTCATCGGCATCCTCACCGAGCACTACGCCGGCGCCTTCCCGGTCTGGCTGGCCCCGGTCCAGGTCGTGGTCATCCCCATCACCGACCGCCACGTCCCTTACGCCCAGGAGGTGGGGGCGAAGCTGCGGGCGGCCGGCCTGCGGGTCGAGGTGGACGACGGGAGCGAGCGGATGCAGGCCAAGATCCGCGACGCCCAGCTCCAGAAGGTCCCCTACATGCTGATCGTGGGGGATCGGGAGCAGGCGGCGGGCACGGTGGCCGTGCGCCTGCGGACCGGGGAGGATCTGGGGGCGATGAGCCTGGAGGCCTTCCTGGGCCGGGCCATGGAGGCCATCCGCAGCCGGCGCGGGCTGTGA
- a CDS encoding deoxyguanosinetriphosphate triphosphohydrolase — protein MRTREELEAIEDQILAPYGQRSRLSRGRRYPEPEHAYRTAFQRDRDRILHTTAFRRLKHKTQVFIVTEGDYYRTRLTHTLEVAQIGRTIARALGVNEDLVEAICLAHDLGHPPFGHAGEQALDRLMREHGGFEHNAQSYRIVTHLERRYPEFRGLNLTYEVLEGLVKHETEYDHPMIRDFEPHRRPTLEGQIANVADELAYTAHDLDDGLRAALIRPEDLEGLALWEELQRSIGWDGRGFSDLIRYRLVRRLIGRMVTDVITATDQRLQVVQPRSPDEVRDHPHPLVGFSEEMAAKVRELKAFLYRRLYRHPHLVRMQAKAERILEALFRAYIQEPEQLPYWVQERIREEGDLHRVVCDYIAGMTDRFALEEYRRLYEVTDVL, from the coding sequence ATGCGCACCCGAGAGGAGCTCGAGGCCATCGAGGATCAGATCCTCGCCCCTTATGGCCAACGCAGCCGGCTCAGCCGGGGCCGTCGCTACCCGGAGCCCGAGCACGCCTACCGCACCGCCTTCCAGCGGGACCGCGACCGCATCCTCCACACCACCGCCTTCCGCCGGTTGAAGCACAAAACCCAGGTCTTCATCGTCACCGAAGGCGACTACTACCGCACCCGCCTCACCCACACCCTGGAGGTGGCCCAGATCGGCCGCACCATCGCCCGGGCCCTGGGGGTCAACGAGGACCTGGTGGAAGCCATCTGTCTGGCCCACGATCTGGGCCACCCGCCCTTCGGCCACGCCGGGGAGCAAGCCCTGGACCGCCTGATGCGGGAACATGGGGGCTTCGAGCACAACGCCCAGTCCTACCGCATCGTGACCCATCTCGAACGGCGCTACCCTGAGTTCCGCGGCCTGAACCTCACCTACGAGGTGCTGGAGGGGCTGGTCAAGCACGAGACGGAATACGACCATCCCATGATCCGCGACTTCGAGCCCCACCGCCGCCCCACCCTGGAGGGCCAGATCGCCAACGTCGCCGACGAGCTGGCCTACACCGCCCACGACCTGGACGACGGGCTGCGGGCGGCGTTGATCCGACCGGAGGACCTGGAGGGCCTGGCCCTCTGGGAGGAGCTCCAGCGCTCCATCGGCTGGGATGGCCGGGGGTTCAGCGACCTGATCCGTTATCGATTGGTGCGCCGCCTCATCGGCCGGATGGTCACCGACGTGATCACCGCCACCGACCAGCGCCTGCAGGTCGTTCAACCCCGTTCCCCGGACGAGGTCCGCGATCACCCGCATCCCCTCGTCGGCTTCTCCGAGGAGATGGCCGCGAAGGTCCGGGAGCTCAAGGCGTTCCTCTACCGTCGCCTCTACCGGCATCCCCACTTGGTGCGCATGCAGGCCAAAGCGGAGCGGATCCTCGAAGCCCTCTTCCGGGCGTATATCCAGGAGCCCGAACAGCTCCCCTACTGGGTCCAGGAGCGCATCCGGGAGGAAGGGGACCTGCACCGCGTGGTCTGCGACTACATCGCCGGGATGACGGACCGCTTCGCCCTGGAGGAATACCGCCGCCTGTATGAGGTGACGGATGTGCTGTAA